The following coding sequences are from one Culex quinquefasciatus strain JHB chromosome 1, VPISU_Cqui_1.0_pri_paternal, whole genome shotgun sequence window:
- the LOC119765299 gene encoding leucine-rich repeat extensin-like protein 3 isoform X2 yields the protein MKTFVVLLALVACSQATLDSLFGGKGKGGGGGGLGGLGELFDLEGLLGGLFGGGGGGGGGRGPPPRPVYGPPPPRPNYGPPPRPQYGPPPPRPVYGPPAHAPPPAYGPPPRPVYGPPAPAPAPVYGPPSRPAPPPSPSYGPPAYNPPPPIHHAPAPSPSYGPPAQAYNPPAPVFQQAPVFQPAPPRPVYQAPQVIPTYPPPPPPPQHHHQPQPHQVYGPPQQQAPVFHAPAPAPAPFPAQEYGPPQHHQHHDVIQVVNPPTPEYLPPQIQQLPLQDTNVNFHGVSSSAVASGSIGGGHGGGGDGGYHYDIGHGSGHF from the exons ATGAAG ACATTTGTAGTTCTCCTCGCCCTCGTGGCGTGCTCCCAGGCCACACTCGATTCGCTGTTCGGCGGCAAGGGCAAGGGCGGAGGAGGCGGCGGCCTCGGCGGACTTGGCGAGCTCTTTGATCTTGAGGGTCTGCTGGGAGGTTTGTttggaggtggtggtggtggtggcggtggaaGGGGACCGCCACCACGCCCGGTTTACGGACCACCTCCGCCACGACCAAACTATGGCCCGCCGCCAAGGCCCCAGTACGGTCCTCCTCCGCCACGCCCAGTTTACGGACCACCGGCACACGCACCACCTCCAG CCTACGGACCTCCACCACGTCCAGTTTATGGCCCACCTGCCCCAGCTCCGGCTCCAG TCTATGGACCTCCTTCACGACCAGCTCCTCCACCATCGCCAT CTTACGGACCTCCTGCCTACAACCCACCTCCGCCAATCCACCACGCCCCGGCGCCTTCTCCATCGTACGGACCTCCAGCCCAGGCCTACAACCCACCTGCTCCGGTCTTCCAGCAAGCGCCAGTGTTCCAACCCGCTCCACCCCGACCAGTCTATCAAGCTCCCCAGGTCATTCCGACctacccaccaccaccaccaccacctcaaCACCATCACCAACCCCAACCCCACCAGGTGTACGGACCACCCCAGCAGCAGGCTCCGGTGTTCCACGCCCCAGCTCCCGCACCCGCTCCCTTCCCCGCCCAGGAATACGGACCACCCCAGCACCACCAACATCACGACGTCATCCAGGTGGTGAACCCACCGACGCCCGAGTACCTCCCGCCCCAGATCCAGCAGCTCCCCCTGCAGGACACCAACGTCAACTTCCACGGGGTCAGCTCGAGTGCGGTCGCGTCCGGAAGCATCGGCGGCGGTCACGGCGGCGGCGGTGACGGCGGTTACCACTACGACATCGGACACGGTTCCGGCCATTTctaa
- the LOC6044316 gene encoding exonuclease mut-7 homolog, which produces MTDSGAPRFMPAGYDSDNTTEDELVMPGGLNDSGSSGLGGGGGCLEDERIKIVPHLGWRAGLLEQDFEIELVPETIATWFEGFKDSFKTYKKGPIISQRLQMFYMNTQNPFEWALKLFANCPDHSSPKSNSLAYTVIEELNSFKKRYTPATDQLVDDNLRMVAFNFMTKQTHCLLFRLAVDTYELLRCREMFVPKVRAMLARKQYKEAGQIAVDLELFDHFDEHDFVMPLFLQDKISIAEDFLNRAVRLQRPVVQLLDSFFSKKESVESLCSRYITEHNVTDVYYSKLHQKPLSKLVQRLAKSYNIPKEFTPNVNKMKNFGALQFLCHKRYYEKGLNKDSWDEMVRDTVSEADRDLQLELVCLCSGFGDQAEAAKWAEHFRLKRKELPLLVQDYFAENEGTVPRSRPSQLDEKWDDPVATETKLTLPLDESRVHLVDSREKFFAMTSDLSQQSLVAFDSEWKPTFGGANEVAVIQLATRDDVYLVDVLVSQLQGSDWSELASVFNRDDVLKLAFAPSTDFNMFQKALPAFNVSYGPQSGSMILDLQVLWRKVDAIKSFQFPFKEEITNQNLSNLAKLCLGKKLDKSNQFSNWAQRPLRREQIQYAALDAYVLLQIYDVIAKQLKAARIDLNEVLNGLLCPEGKSGEGGSKKRSSGGSGSSRRGNRGDKYNKRPEGGSSSRDSQQHNRNRMRSSFERPPGPNLNSVLVSDVRFVCDKMLEGLAKMLRRFGIDAVTIPAGEQADRCVFIAHNEKRYVLTRGNNYQKFADNLPSGHCYKVSNDQVDDQLLEVLAYYKIVIRQENIFSRCQLCNCGRFLQATPDQVYYMKHRTQMPATLREEHRKPTERDGKLQLDRSWVLERLEERHLKVGKTDSGVRIDVAYVNDSVLANVDVLYVCSGCGKCYWDGSHLDNILAGKLEDLLTLKYD; this is translated from the exons ATGACCGATTCCGGGGCGCCCCGTTTCATGCCAGCTGGCTACGACAGC GACAACACCACCGAGGATGAGCTGGTCATGCCGGGTGGGTTGAACGATTCCGGGTCCAGCGGATTGGGTGGTGGAGGAGGATGCCTGGAGGACGAACGGATCAAGATCGTGCCGCATCTGGGGTGGAGGGCTGGTCTGCTCGAGCAGGACTTTGAGATTGAGCTGGTCCCCGAGACGATTGCAACGTGGTTCGAGGGGTTCAAGGACAGCTTCAAGACGTACAAAAAGGGGCCGATCATTTCCCAGCGGCTGCAAATGTTCTACATGAACACGCAGAATCCGTTCGAGTGGGCACTCAAGCTGTTTGCCAACTGTCCGGATCACAGCTCGCCCAAGAGCAACTCACTGGCGTACACGG TGATCGAAGAGCTCAACAGCTTCAAGAAGCGCTACACGCCGGCCACGGACCAGCTCGTGGACGACAACCTGCGCATGGTAGCGTTCAACTTCATGACCAAGCAAACGCACTGTTTGCTGTTCCGGCTGGCGGTCGACACGTACGAGCTGCTGCGCTGCCGGGAAATGTTCGTGCCGAAAGTGCGCGCGATGTTAGCCCGCAAGCAGTACAAGGAGGCGGGCCAGATCGCCGTCGATCTGGAACTGTTTGACCACTTTGACGAGCATGACTTTGTGATGCCACTGTTTCTGCAGGACAAGATTTCGATCGCCGAGGACTTCCTGAACAGGGCGGTTCGGCTGCAACGGCCGGTGGTTCAGCTGCTGGATTCGTTCTTCTCGAAGaaggagtcggtggagtcgctgtGCTCCAGATATATTAC CGAGCACAACGTGACCGACGTTTACTACAGCAAACTGCACCAGAAGCCGCTGAGCAAGCTGGTTCAGCGACTGGCCAAAAGCTACAACATCCCGAAGGAGTTCACACCCAACGTGAACAAAATGAAGAACTTTGGCGCGCTGCAGTTCCTCTGCCACAAGCGCTACTACGAGAAGGGACTGA aCAAAGACTCGTGGGACGAAATGGTGCGGGACACCGTTTCCGAGGCGGATCGCGACCTCCAGCTCGAGCTGGTTTGCCTCTGCTCGGGCTTTGGCGATCAGGCCGAGGCGGCCAAGTGGGCGGAACACTTCCGGCTCAAGCGGAAGGAGCTGCCGCTGCTGGTGCAGGACTATTTCGCGGAAAA TGAAGGAACGGTTCCGCGGTCGCGCCCGTCCCAGCTGGACGAAAAGTGGGACGACCCGGTGGCCACCGAAACGAAGCTGACGCTTCCGCTGGACGAATCTCGTGTTCATTTGGTCGACTCGCGCGAGAAATTCTTCGCCATGACGTCCGACCTGTCCCAGCAGTCGCTGGTGGCGTTCGATTCCGAGTGGAAACCCACCTTCGGCGGGGCCAACGAAGTTGCCGTGATTCAGTTGGCCACCCGCGACGACGTCTACCTGGTGGACGTGCTGGTCAGTCAGCTGCAGGGCTCGGACTGGAGCGAACTGGCCAGTGTGTTCAACCGGGACGACGTGTTGAAGCTGGCCTTTGCTCCGTCGACCGATTTCAACATGTTCCAGAAGGCACTACCCGCGTTCAACGTGTCGTACGGGCCGCAGTCGGGCAGTATGATTCTGGACCTGCAGGTGCTGTGGCGCAAGGTCGACGCCATCAAGAGCTTCCAGTTTCCTTTTAAAG AGGAAATCACCAACCAAAACCTGTCGAACCTGGCCAAGCTGTGCCTGGGCAAAAAGTTGGACAAGTCCAACCAGTTTTCGAACTGGGCACAGCGGCCACTTCGCCGGGAGCAGATTCAGTACGCCGCACTGGATGCGTACGTTTTGCTCCAAATTTACGACGTTATCGCAAAACAGCTGAAAGCGGCCCGGATCGACCTGAACGAAGTGCTCAACGGTCTGCTCTGCCCGGAGGGAAAATCCGGTGAAGGTGGCAGCAAGAAGCGCTCGTCCGGTGGAAGTGGATCTTCACGCCGAGGCAATCGTGGTGACAAGTACAACAAACGGCCCGAAGGAGGAAGCTCCTCGAGGGATTCCCAGCAACACAATCGGAACCGAATGCGCAGCTCCTTCGAGCGGCCTCCGGGCCCAAACCTGAACTCTGTACT GGTGTCGGACGTTCGGTTTGTTTGCGACAAGATGCTCGAAGGGCTGGCAAAAATGCTGCGGCGCTTTGGCATCGACGCGGTGACCATTCCAGCCGGGGAGCAGGCGGACCGGTGCGTTTTTATAGCCCACAACGAGAAGCGATACGTGCTGACGCGGGGGAACAATTATCAGAAG TTTGCGGATAACTTACCCTCCGGCCACTGCTACAAGGTCAGCAACGACCAGGTGGACGATCAACTGCTAGAAGTCCTAGCATACTACAAGATCGTGATCCGCCAGGAAAACATCTTCAGCCGGTGTCAGCTGTGCAATTGTGGCCGGTTTCTGCAGGCTACCCCCGACCAAGTGTATTACATGAAGCATCGGACGCAAATGCCGGCCACGCTACGCGAAGAACACCGGAAGCCGACGGAACGAGACGGCAAGCTGCAGCTGGATCGCAGTTGGGTGCTGGAAAGGCTCGAAGAGCGTCATTTGAAGGTGGGGAAAACGGACTCTGGCGTTCGGATTGACGTCGCGTACGTCAACGACTCCGTGCTGGCCAATGTGGACGTGTTGTACGTTTGTAGCGGTTGTGGGAAATGCTACTGGGATGGGTCTCATTTGGATAATATTTTGGCGGGGAAGCTGGAAGATTTGTTGACGTTGAAGTATGATTAA
- the LOC6044317 gene encoding 116 kDa U5 small nuclear ribonucleoprotein component, giving the protein MDSDLYDEFGNYIGPDLETDDDDDQSLYGAPDQQDDLDMDDMAEEEAEREEGGADAGGSSRAIVLHEDKRYYPSALEVYGQDVETIVQEEDAQPLDKPLIEPVKRLKFQIKEQELPETSYDMEFLADLMDTPTLIRNVALIGHLHHGKTTFVDCLVRQTHPQFQDMDERNLRYTDTLFTEQERGVSIKATPITLVLPDVKSKSFLINVFDTPGHVNFSDEVTAAMRMCDGVVLFVDAAEGVSLNTERLLKHAIQERLAITVCINKVDRLMLELKLPPQDAYFKLKHIVEEINGLLTLYGDANTKQVSPILGNVCFASSLYGICFTLKSFARLYADTYDGVSAGEFARRLWGDMYFHNKSRKFTKKPPHSSAQRSFVEFILEPLYKLFAQVVGDVDTTLADTLAELNIRVTKEEMKCNIRPLLRLICNRFIGDFCGFVDMCVEHIQSPLENAQSKIDHIYTGVKESGIYQDMLNCDQNAQLMVHSSKMYPTEDCTFFQVLARIMSGTLHAGQEVRVLGENYSLVDEEDSRTLQVGRLWIYEARYKVELNRVPAGNWVLIEGIDQCIVKTSTITDVNMNEDVFIFRPLKFNTQSIIKIAVEPVNPSELPKMLDGLRKVNKSYPLLSTRVEESGEHVILGTGELYLDCVMHDLRKMYSEIDIKVADPVVAFCESVVETSSLKCFAETPNKKNKITMIAEPLEKGLAEDIENESVCIGWNKKKLGEFFQVNYDWDLLAARSIWAFGPDNTGPNILVDDTLPFEVDKTLLGAVKDSIVQGFQWGTREGPLCEEPIRNVKFKILDAVIAQEPLHRGGGQIIPTARRVAYSAFLMATPRLMEPYLFVEVQAPADCVSSVYTVLARRRGHVTQDAPVPGSPLYTIKAFIPAIDSFGFETDLRTHTQGQAFCLSVFHHWQIVPGDPLDKSIVIRPLEPQPATHLAREFMIKTRRRKGLSEDVSINKFFDDPMLLELARQDVLLNYPI; this is encoded by the exons ATGGATTCGGATTTGTACGACGAGTTCGGCAACTACATCGGGCCAGATTTGGAaaccgacgacgatgacgaccagAGCTTGTACGGCGCGCCGGACCAGCAAGATGACCTGGACATGGACGACATGGCGGAGGAGGAAGCCGAGCGGGAAGAGGGAGGGGCCGATGCGGGAGGGAGTTCGCGCGCGATCGTGCTGCACGAGGACAAGCGGTACTACCCGTCGGCGTTGGAGGTGTACGGCCAGGACGTGGAGACGATCGTGCAGGAGGAGGACGCGCAGCCGCTGGACAAGCCGCTGATTGAACCGGTCAAGCGGTTGAAGTTTCAGATTAAGGAGCAGGAGTTGCCGGAGACGAGCTATGATATGGAGTTTTTGGCGGATTTGATGGATACGCCGACGTTGATACGGAATGTGGCGTTGATTGGGCATTTGCACCATGGGAAGACGACGTTCGTGGACTGTTTGGTGCGGCAGACGCATCCGCAGTTTCAGGACATGGACGAGCGGAATTTGCGGTACACGGACACGCTGTTTACGGAGCAGGAGCGGGGGGTGAGCATTAAGGCGACGCCGATAACGCTGGTGCTGCCGGACGTGAAGAGCAAGAGCTTTTTGATCAATGTGTTTGATACGCCGGGGCATGTGAACTTTTCGGATGAGGTGACGGCGGCTATGCGGATGTGCGACGGGGTGGTGCTGTTTGTGGACGCGGCGGAGGGCGTGTCGTTGAATACGGAGCGGTTGTTGAAGCACGCGATTCAGGAGCGGTTGGCGATTACGGTGTGCATTAATAAGGTGGACCGGTTGATGCTGGAGTTGAAGTTGCCGCCGCAGGACGCGTACTTTAAGCTGAAGCACATTGTGGAGGAGATCAATGGACTGTTGACGCTGTACGGGGACGCGAACACGAAGCAGGTGTCGCCGATTTTGGGGAATGTTTGCTTCGCAAGCTCGCTGTACGGGATCTGCTTCACGCTGAAGTCGTTTGCCCGGTTGTACGCGGACACTTACGATGGGGTGAGTGCGGGGGAGTTTGCGCGGCGATTGTGGGGGGACATGTACTTCCACAATAAGAGTAGGAAGTTTACGAAGAAACCGCCGCACAGTTCGGCGCAACGGAGCTTCGTGGAGTTTATTTTGGAGCCGCTGTACAAGCTGTTTGCGCAGGTCGTGGGGGATGTGGACACGACGTTGGCGGACACGTTGGCCGAGCTGAACATTCGAGTGACGAAGGAGGAGATGAAGTGCAACATAAGGCCACTTCTAAGGTTGATTTGTAACCGGTTCATTGGGGATTTCTGTGGGTTTGTGGACATGTGCGTGGAGCACATTCAGTCGCCGCTGGAGAACGCCCAGAGCAAGATTGACCACATTTACACGGGCGTGAAGGAGAGTGGAATCTACCAGGACATGCTGAACTGTGACCAGAACGCGCAGTTGATGGTGCACAGCTCTAAGATGTACCCGACGGAGGATTGTACGTTCTTCCAGGTGTTGGCGCGGATTATGAGCGGGACGTTGCACGCTGGGCAGGAGGTTCGAGTGCTGGGTGAGAACTATTCGCTGGTGGACGAGGAGGATTCCCGGACGCTGCAg GTCGGCCGGTTGTGGATCTACGAGGCACGGTACAAGGTCGAGTTGAACCGCGTCCCCGCCGGCAATTGGGTCCTCATCGAGGGAATCGACCAGTGCATCGTCAAAACCTCGACCATCACCGACGTCAACATGAACGAGGACGTGTTCATCTTCCGGCCGCTCAAGTTCAACACCCAGTCCATCATCAAGATCGCCGTCGAACCGGTCAACCCGTCCGAACTGCCCAAGATGTTGGACGGTTTGCGCAAGGTTAACAAATCGTACCCGCTGCTGTCGACTCGGGTGGAGGAATCGGGGGAGCACGTGATTCTCGGGACTGGTGAACTCTACCTGGACTGCGTGATGCACGATCTGCGCAAGATGTACTCCGAGATTGACATTAAGGTCGCGGATCCGGTGGTTGCGTTTTGCGAGAGTGTCGTCGAGACGAGTTCGCTCAAGTGTTTCGCCGAAACGCCGAATAAGAAGAACAAAATTACGATGATTGCGGAACCGCTGGAGAAGGGTCTGGCCGAGGACATTGAGAACGAATCCGTCTGCATCGGGTGGAACAAGAAGAAGCTCGGCGAGTTCTTCCAGGTCAACTACGACTGGGATCTGCTGGCGGCGCGATCGATCTGGGCCTTCGGTCCGGACAACACCGGCCCCAACATCCTCGTCGACGACACGCTTCCCTTCGAAGTGGACAAAACCCTGCTCGGCGCCGTCAAGGACTCCATCGTGCAAGGGTTCCAGTGGGGCACGCGCGAAGGCCCGCTCTGCGAGGAACCCATCCGCAACGTCAAGTTCAAAATCCTCGACGCCGTCATCGCCCAGGAACCACTCCACCGCGGCGGTGGCCAAATCATCCCGACGGCCCGCCGAGTCGCCTATTCCGCCTTCCTCATGGCCACGCCCCGCCTCATGGAACCGTACCTCTTCGTCGAAGTACAAGCCCCCGCCGATTGCGTCTCCTCGGTGTACACCGTCCTCGCCCGGCGCCGTGGCCACGTCACCCAGGACGCACCCGTCCCCGGTTCCCCGCTGTACACCATCAAAGCGTTCATTCCCGCCATCGACTCGTTCGGCTTCGAAACCGACCTGCGGACGCACACCCAAGGCCAAGCCTTCTGCCTGTCCGTCTTCCACCACTGGCAGATCGTCCCCGGCGACCCCCTGGACAAGAGCATCGTCATCCGCCCCCTGGAACCCCAACCAGCGACCCACCTCGCCCGCGAGTTCATGATCAAGACGCGACGCCGCAAGGGACTCTCCGAGGACGTCTCCATCAACAAGTTCTTCGACGATCCCATGTTGCTCGAGCTGGCCCGCCAGGACGTCCTGCTCAACTACCCCAtctaa
- the LOC6044315 gene encoding uncharacterized protein LOC6044315, with protein MEEQIDRMDGIAEDHVAVDGGQRKISLEPERIDDGDFVRICSAGGGFDGELGVVLEPLLERFRGDDLVERGEVLREVIEEVLARVDDFGTLERYIWLLQFSCGLCLLRDLPVGLSFEINKVIRSVANLDTEEYQFDPLMIHTIAKSLFEDIPLKGMNLVHVIKKLAVLNQKLFSYVSIAMIFAGVRHYTRPDQPTRMYRLYGLSEVLDLLESLKSDHLQQKSLDIQRIFLVLKLLSCYQNVAILRYSQDTRPHIEEQHRCFGEFFIFREEHKRSYLRHLALALEVVKRMSGRADHFDRLADNEDFMLVVELLELDMIPLVKDDLGEEE; from the exons ATGGAAGAGCAAATCGACCGGATGGACGGGATCGCCGAGGACCACGTCGCCGTCGACGGTGGCCAGCGGAAGATTAGCCTCGAGCCGGAGCGCATCGACGACGGGGATTTCGTGCGGATTTGTTCGGCGGGGGGTGGGTTCGATGGGGAGTTGGGGGTGGTTTTGGAACCACTGCTTGAGCGATTCCGGGGGGATGATTTGGTGGAGCGGGGCGAGGTACTGCGGGAGGTGATTGAGGAGGTGCTGGCCCGGGTGGATGATTTTGGGACGCTGGAGCGGTACATCTGGCTGTTGCAGTTTTCGTGCGGGCTTTGTTTGCTCCGGGATCTGCCGGTTGGGTTGAGCTTCGAGATCAACAAAGTCATCCGGTCGGTTGCGAACCTGGACACGGAGGAGTACCAGTTTGACCCGTTGATG ATTCACACCATTGCCAAGAGCCTCTTCGAGGACATCCCCCTCAAGGGGATGAACCTGGTCCACGTCATAAAAAAGTTGGCCGTCCTCAACCAGAAGCTCTTCAGCTACGTCTCAATCGCGATGATCTTCGCCGGCGTCCGGCACTACACCCGGCCCGACCAGCCCACCCGGATGTACCGTCTGTACGGCCTGTCGGAAGTGCTCGACCTCCTGGAATCGCTCAAAAGCGACCACCTGCAGCAAAAGTCGCTCGACATCCAGCGAATCTTCCTGGTCCTCAAGCTGCTCTCCTGCTACCAGAACGTGGCCATCCTGCGCTACAGCCAGGACACGCGGCCACACATCGAGGAGCAGCACCGCTGTTTCGGCGAGTTTTTCATCTTCCGGGAGGAGCACAAGCGGAGCTACCTGCGCCATCTGGCGCTCGCCCTCGAAGTGGTCAAACGGATGAGTGGCCGGGCGGACCACTTTGACCGGCTGGCGGACAACGAAGATTTTATGCTGGTCGTTGAGTTGCTCGAGCTGGACATGATTCCACTGGTGAAGGATGACCTCGGCGAGGAGGAATAG
- the LOC119765299 gene encoding extensin-like isoform X1, with the protein MKTFVVLLALVACSQATLDSLFGGKGKGGGGGGLGGLGELFDLEGLLGGLFGGGGGGGGGRGPPPRPVYGPPPPRPNYGPPPRPQYGPPPPRPVYGPPAHAPPPVHRKSPPEKMPEVYTLTVKKVQRSSRPRPKSRPSPAYGPPPRPVYGPPAPAPAPVYGPPSRPAPPPSPSYGPPAYNPPPPIHHAPAPSPSYGPPAQAYNPPAPVFQQAPVFQPAPPRPVYQAPQVIPTYPPPPPPPQHHHQPQPHQVYGPPQQQAPVFHAPAPAPAPFPAQEYGPPQHHQHHDVIQVVNPPTPEYLPPQIQQLPLQDTNVNFHGVSSSAVASGSIGGGHGGGGDGGYHYDIGHGSGHF; encoded by the exons ATGAAG ACATTTGTAGTTCTCCTCGCCCTCGTGGCGTGCTCCCAGGCCACACTCGATTCGCTGTTCGGCGGCAAGGGCAAGGGCGGAGGAGGCGGCGGCCTCGGCGGACTTGGCGAGCTCTTTGATCTTGAGGGTCTGCTGGGAGGTTTGTttggaggtggtggtggtggtggcggtggaaGGGGACCGCCACCACGCCCGGTTTACGGACCACCTCCGCCACGACCAAACTATGGCCCGCCGCCAAGGCCCCAGTACGGTCCTCCTCCGCCACGCCCAGTTTACGGACCACCGGCACACGCACCACCTCCAG TCCATAGAAAATCTCCACCCGAAAAGATGCCAG AAGTGTACACACTGACCGTGAAGAAGGTTCAGCGCTCGTCAAGACCGCGGCCTAAATCCCGCCCGAGCCCAG CCTACGGACCTCCACCACGTCCAGTTTATGGCCCACCTGCCCCAGCTCCGGCTCCAG TCTATGGACCTCCTTCACGACCAGCTCCTCCACCATCGCCAT CTTACGGACCTCCTGCCTACAACCCACCTCCGCCAATCCACCACGCCCCGGCGCCTTCTCCATCGTACGGACCTCCAGCCCAGGCCTACAACCCACCTGCTCCGGTCTTCCAGCAAGCGCCAGTGTTCCAACCCGCTCCACCCCGACCAGTCTATCAAGCTCCCCAGGTCATTCCGACctacccaccaccaccaccaccacctcaaCACCATCACCAACCCCAACCCCACCAGGTGTACGGACCACCCCAGCAGCAGGCTCCGGTGTTCCACGCCCCAGCTCCCGCACCCGCTCCCTTCCCCGCCCAGGAATACGGACCACCCCAGCACCACCAACATCACGACGTCATCCAGGTGGTGAACCCACCGACGCCCGAGTACCTCCCGCCCCAGATCCAGCAGCTCCCCCTGCAGGACACCAACGTCAACTTCCACGGGGTCAGCTCGAGTGCGGTCGCGTCCGGAAGCATCGGCGGCGGTCACGGCGGCGGCGGTGACGGCGGTTACCACTACGACATCGGACACGGTTCCGGCCATTTctaa